The DNA window AGCTTGAAGTTGATGTTATACCATTTGGTATTAGAGGAGCTTTTGAAGCTTTCTCTTCATCTTCAAAATTCCCGAAACCATCTCAAGTTGAAATTAAATATTTTGAGCCTATATCTTCTAAGGATAAATCATATGAGAATATAGTAAAAGAAACAAGAGATACAATTTTAAAATGGGTAGGTAAATAACCTACTCATTTTTTTCTTGACAATTGGTACGTATACATACCATTATATAGGCATAAGATTTTATTGGAGGTATATCTATGAATAAAAGTTTTAGAAATACCTGGACATACACCTGGTGGGCTATCTCTTATGTTTCCTGTAAAAGATGGAGATAAAGAGTATACCGCTGTATTATGGGGTGGTACTGGAGTTCCTAGAGATAAAGAATCTCAATTAAAAACGCTGATGATGCTTTAAAAAATAGTAAATAATTAAAATCTCTTTAACAAAAAATAGGATATATGATATTATATATATAAATATTGTTAAAGAGGTGATAACAATTAATACTTTAGCCTATGATATCTGTTATACAGCTAGAAAGATTTATCAATTTTTAACTAATGAATTTAAAAAATTCGATATTACTCCTGAACAATTTATTATACTTGCAACTCTATTTGAACAGGAGGGAATCTCTCAAATGGACTTAGCATTGAAATTGGATAAGGATAAAAATACAGTTAAGGCAATTATTGATAATTTAGAAAAGAAGGGATTTTTATTTAAAGGAGAGAATAAAATTGATAAAAGAGCCTCTCTCTCTTTGTAACTGAAAAATCAAAAAAGATAATTCCTATTTTAAGAGAGTGTGAAAAGGATATTATTAATACCCTAATGTGGAATATAACCTTAGAGGAAAGTAAAGTCTCTTCTGCTATTTTAAGTAAAATTAGAGAGAATACAAAATAATCTAGTAAAAGGAGAAGTAACTATTCAGCTACTAAAATAATTTAAGAAATATTTAAGCGTTGTATATTTTTTAGAACAACTCTTTATTTTCTTTTAAGCTGAGTAATTACTTTTTCCTTTTTATTTATTTTTAATAAAAAAACTATCTCATAACTCCCATATAGTAAGCTATATTAGCATTTTTATCCTTTCTACCTCTTATTTTTGAAGTTGGACAACTCATAATTGTTGTAACTCCTGGTCCATGTCCTGCCTTTACACAATCACTGTGAACTATTACTCCGATTGTTACTGAACCTTTTAAGTAATCTCTTCCAAAGCAGTTATTACAATCTTGTAATAAAACTATATCTCCAAATCTAAGTTCATTTATTCCATACTTTTCATTTGCTTCAGCATCTCCAGTCATAATATCATAATCACCAGAAAAAGCTGTTGCACTACCTACTCCAGACCCCATCAAATATGGTGGTATCTCTGTTACAATTGGCACTTCCAAACATCCATCTTCTGTAACTCTTATATCCATCTTTTCTAAAAGTTCTGGATCTATATTCATACAAGTTATATCTTCAAATCCCTCTATCTCAAGTCCTTGACCAAAAGCTTTAACTAAAATTTTATCATCTAAATTTAATTTTTCTAAAGTCTCCTCATCAAAATATACAAGAGTATGCTCTATTCCACCATGTCCTCCTGTTACAAACCCCTCTGCTCCCTTGGCATCTCCAGATACCACTCTAGCTTTATTTCCTATACAACTCAATACCATAAGTGCACTATTTTCAGATGTATTTTCATTTCTTACACTCACTCCTGGCTCTACGTGGTCTCCAACCCATTTCATACATGAGTCTCCAACTTTGACATTATATGATATCCCACCAGTAGCTGGTAATATCATTGGTTTTCCATCTCTACTAACTCTATATGGAGTTGAGATAATAGGGCTGTGAACTTTTCCACCTACAGATTGCATAACAAGATTCTCTTTATTTGTTTTTATCATTGTATACCTCCTCAAAATGTTTAATTTTTTATATCTTAATATATTTTTCTGTTCAAGTAAAGAGCAAATTTAAATATCTCCTTTTATTATTTGACATCACTCACAAATTAATGTTATATTTTATATAATAACTATTTTTAGGAGGTCCTTATGAAATGTATTATAACTGTTCTTGGAACAGATAAGGTTGGAATTATTGCTAAAGTTTGTACTTATCTTTCTGAGGTAAATATCAATATCCTTGATATTTCTCAAACTATTGTAAGTGGATATTTTAATATGATGATGATTGTTGATGCTGAAAAAGCTTCTAAATCTTTAGAAGGGTTCACAGATGACCTTATTGAGATTGGAAACAAACTTGGAGTTAAAATAACAGTACAACATGAAGATATCTTCAAATGTATGCACCGTATATAGTAAG is part of the Candidatus Fusobacterium pullicola genome and encodes:
- a CDS encoding MarR family transcriptional regulator translates to MITINTLAYDICYTARKIYQFLTNEFKKFDITPEQFIILATLFEQEGISQMDLALKLDKDKNTVKAIIDNLEKKGFLFKGENKIDKRASLSL
- a CDS encoding DUF4438 domain-containing protein, with the protein product MIKTNKENLVMQSVGGKVHSPIISTPYRVSRDGKPMILPATGGISYNVKVGDSCMKWVGDHVEPGVSVRNENTSENSALMVLSCIGNKARVVSGDAKGAEGFVTGGHGGIEHTLVYFDEETLEKLNLDDKILVKAFGQGLEIEGFEDITCMNIDPELLEKMDIRVTEDGCLEVPIVTEIPPYLMGSGVGSATAFSGDYDIMTGDAEANEKYGINELRFGDIVLLQDCNNCFGRDYLKGSVTIGVIVHSDCVKAGHGPGVTTIMSCPTSKIRGRKDKNANIAYYMGVMR
- a CDS encoding ACT domain-containing protein, with the protein product MKCIITVLGTDKVGIIAKVCTYLSEVNINILDISQTIVSGYFNMMMIVDAEKASKSLEGFTDDLIEIGNKLGVKITVQHEDIFKCMHRI